A portion of the Burkholderia sp. GAS332 genome contains these proteins:
- a CDS encoding Predicted kinase, aminoglycoside phosphotransferase (APT) family, whose product MGEQGGNDDAAIAQRMADVMGERPLRLERQALAHSGNAVYRAYMAGGRSLAVRVSPKAQTFLHTPSNLAMLRGFGLPVQTVLAQGAMPAGGDFVVLDWLPGRDLFYAFDSLDARQAERIAEAVVAFQCRVAQRLPAPAQGGFGWTAVGARAPRGRWTEIFDEPVPAACHVATLARTDATMLERFRARLGLVRASLEDYFDTLHPVCFLHDLTIKNVLVDGGELSGLIDFDTVCYGDPLLVLGTTLGHIDTMMGERGRPYAEALLRCWAPQGERRRATGFYAALWVIGSLSVAIEQGNAASVRFLTLVLDQMLRVAERA is encoded by the coding sequence ATGGGCGAGCAGGGCGGCAACGACGATGCGGCGATCGCGCAACGCATGGCGGACGTGATGGGCGAGCGGCCGCTGCGGCTCGAACGCCAGGCGCTCGCCCATAGCGGCAATGCGGTTTACCGCGCGTACATGGCGGGCGGTCGTTCGCTGGCGGTGCGCGTCAGCCCCAAAGCGCAAACGTTTTTGCACACACCTTCGAATCTCGCCATGCTGCGCGGCTTTGGCCTGCCGGTGCAGACAGTGCTCGCGCAAGGCGCCATGCCAGCGGGCGGCGATTTCGTTGTGCTCGACTGGCTTCCCGGCCGCGATCTCTTCTATGCCTTCGACTCGCTGGATGCCAGGCAGGCCGAACGGATTGCCGAAGCCGTGGTCGCATTCCAGTGCAGGGTGGCGCAACGGCTGCCCGCCCCCGCGCAGGGCGGTTTCGGCTGGACTGCGGTCGGCGCTCGCGCGCCTCGAGGGCGCTGGACTGAAATCTTTGACGAACCTGTGCCGGCTGCGTGTCACGTCGCGACGCTTGCGCGCACGGATGCCACGATGCTCGAACGCTTTCGCGCGCGCCTTGGCCTCGTGCGTGCCTCGCTCGAGGACTACTTCGACACGCTGCACCCGGTCTGCTTTCTCCACGACCTGACCATCAAGAACGTGCTGGTCGACGGCGGAGAATTGAGCGGTCTGATCGATTTCGATACGGTGTGCTACGGCGATCCGCTGCTTGTGCTGGGCACGACGCTCGGGCACATCGATACGATGATGGGGGAGCGCGGCCGCCCCTATGCCGAGGCGCTCCTGCGCTGTTGGGCGCCGCAGGGCGAGCGCAGGCGCGCGACGGGCTTCTACGCGGCCCTGTGGGTCATCGGCTCTCTGTCGGTTGCCATCGAACAGGGCAACGCCGCGAGCGTGCGCTTTCTCACGCTGGTTCTCGACCAGATGCTGCGCGTGGCGGAACGCGCGTGA
- a CDS encoding high-affinity nickel-transport protein: MSTAVQTGSPQGTLRRRVIAIYSVLAVFNIGAWIWAFIAFHGHPLLLGTGLLAYGFGLRHAVDADHIAAIDNVTRKLMQDGQRPVTIGFFFAIGHSAVVLLVAAAVAATAAALEGRFEAWKDLGGIVSTSVSALFLFLIAAMNIIILRGVWRAFNKVRRGEPYDNEDLDLLLNNRGLLARLFRPMFRLVSNPIWMLPLGFLFGLGFDTATEVSLLGISASQAAQGLSIWIVLVFPVLFAAGMSLVDTTDGVLMLGAYDWAFVRPIRKLYYNLTITLVSVVVAVLIGGIEALGLLADQLSLKGVFWDAIGTLNDNFNNLGFIIIGVFIVAWLASFVIYRMKRYDELETWSAKR; this comes from the coding sequence ATGTCCACTGCTGTTCAAACCGGTTCCCCGCAGGGAACCTTGCGCCGACGCGTCATCGCCATTTATAGCGTTCTCGCCGTCTTCAATATTGGCGCCTGGATCTGGGCGTTCATCGCTTTTCACGGCCATCCTCTGTTGCTCGGCACCGGCTTGCTGGCCTATGGCTTCGGTCTGCGCCACGCGGTCGACGCCGACCATATCGCCGCGATCGACAACGTCACGCGCAAACTGATGCAGGACGGTCAACGTCCTGTCACGATCGGCTTTTTCTTCGCGATCGGCCACTCCGCGGTCGTTTTGCTGGTCGCCGCCGCCGTGGCCGCGACGGCCGCCGCGCTGGAGGGCCGCTTCGAGGCATGGAAAGACCTGGGCGGGATTGTGTCGACCAGCGTCTCCGCCCTCTTCCTGTTCCTCATCGCCGCGATGAACATCATCATCCTGCGGGGCGTATGGCGCGCCTTCAATAAGGTACGGCGCGGTGAGCCTTACGACAATGAAGACCTCGACCTGCTGTTGAACAACCGCGGATTGCTCGCGCGGCTGTTCCGCCCGATGTTCCGTCTCGTGTCGAATCCGATCTGGATGCTGCCGCTCGGTTTCCTGTTCGGCCTCGGATTCGATACCGCCACGGAAGTCAGCCTGCTCGGCATCTCCGCCAGCCAGGCCGCGCAGGGGCTGTCTATCTGGATCGTGCTGGTGTTCCCGGTGCTGTTCGCGGCGGGCATGTCGCTGGTCGATACGACCGATGGCGTGCTCATGCTGGGCGCCTATGACTGGGCCTTCGTGCGCCCCATCCGCAAGCTCTACTACAACCTGACGATCACGCTGGTATCGGTGGTCGTGGCCGTGCTGATCGGCGGCATTGAAGCGCTAGGGCTGCTCGCTGACCAGCTCAGCCTCAAAGGGGTGTTCTGGGACGCCATCGGCACGCTCAACGATAACTTCAACAACCTCGGCTTCATCATTATTGGCGTGTTCATCGTCGCCTGGCTGGCCTCGTTCGTCATCTATCGCATGAAGCGTTATGACGAGCTGGAAACCTGGTCCGCCAAACGTTAA
- a CDS encoding Pimeloyl-ACP methyl ester carboxylesterase: MRIETGDFATNGIELRADIAGSGMPVLLCHGFPESRHSWRHQVPALAEAGYRVIAPDMRGYGGSSAPESIEDFTILHLVGDMVGLLDTLGHQKAVIVGHDWGALVAWAAAMLRPDRFIGVAGLSVPFIPRTAAAPLATLRRRGRERFYWVWFEPRGRAEAELDADPAESLRRMYWGLSGAAPDPLWNGMVAESGFLATFPAPSGLPDWLTPEDLRLQTAAFSRGFRAPLDWYRNLDRNWALLGAFAGTRITQPAMFLAGERDPVLNWRRDAYAAHSENLAGLVSSTLLPGIGHWIQQEAPEAVTAALLDFLRTFKASDWQAMGSR; this comes from the coding sequence ATGCGCATCGAGACCGGAGACTTTGCCACCAACGGGATCGAGCTACGCGCCGACATTGCCGGCAGCGGTATGCCGGTCCTGCTTTGCCACGGATTCCCTGAATCGCGGCATTCCTGGCGCCATCAGGTGCCGGCGCTCGCCGAAGCGGGATATCGTGTGATCGCGCCTGATATGCGGGGCTATGGCGGCAGCAGCGCGCCGGAATCGATCGAAGATTTTACGATTCTGCATCTGGTGGGCGACATGGTCGGGTTGCTCGATACGCTGGGGCATCAGAAAGCCGTGATCGTGGGTCATGATTGGGGCGCGCTCGTCGCCTGGGCGGCAGCGATGTTGCGGCCTGACCGGTTTATCGGCGTCGCTGGACTTTCGGTTCCGTTCATCCCTCGCACCGCCGCTGCACCGCTCGCGACTCTGCGCCGCCGGGGGCGGGAGCGCTTCTACTGGGTCTGGTTCGAACCGCGCGGTCGCGCCGAGGCAGAACTTGACGCTGATCCGGCGGAAAGCCTTCGCCGCATGTACTGGGGGCTCTCTGGCGCCGCGCCCGATCCGCTCTGGAACGGTATGGTCGCCGAGAGCGGATTTCTTGCGACCTTCCCGGCGCCCTCCGGCCTGCCGGATTGGTTGACGCCGGAGGACCTGAGGCTGCAAACAGCGGCTTTCTCCCGTGGCTTTCGTGCGCCGCTCGACTGGTATCGCAATCTTGACCGGAACTGGGCGTTGCTCGGCGCCTTTGCCGGCACACGCATCACCCAACCGGCGATGTTTCTCGCGGGCGAGCGGGACCCTGTGTTGAATTGGCGGCGCGACGCCTATGCAGCCCATTCGGAGAACTTGGCGGGCCTTGTCTCCAGCACACTGCTCCCCGGCATCGGCCATTGGATTCAGCAGGAGGCACCGGAAGCGGTCACAGCGGCGCTCCTCGACTTCCTGCGGACATTCAAGGCTTCGGACTGGCAGGCAATGGGTTCGCGATAA
- a CDS encoding vitamin B12 transporter has protein sequence MKLRQFIITSALTVSAWQGAQAADDTSLPPPQQAPAESTLPNILVTGDTQHLPQSFDQRFATTQVLTRADLDRLSPADPSITQALATLPGVTVSQTGGPGSAASVSIRGSSASQVAVFIDGIRVGSATTGIAEWADLPTSAFDRVEVISGPAAASFGADAMGGVVQLFTNHAANQPNKTTVSVDGGSNKTFDTQIRTSGSIPSTGPLSALSGLTYSLGLHDYNTAGIDATQPYGYGHEDGRNPYHAEDVDARLGYAHDNWSLSTFALYHRSDLSYDNAGGNDRQADYQLTTGVAFHLDITPSTQFDQSVGYATDRQFIYSNDPTIPTDEFNSTRFSTSTSLTHQERGLTLFNLPLSGETKLAYDFSRQLAFLPVDIPQGLPARNDSSVSLHQSATLGALTVFLAGRHEIVQGQTVNTGNVAVAYAITPVYTARLSYGNAFRLPTFNDLYYPGYANPNLLPERSDTIEAALDASTSFGTFTAAVYDTRVHDLISYNSATFLPVNIGRAHIQGIDLSYKGTIGKSTPVSLAIGILNPQDVTDQTWLNRRPRQTVSLSVDHTWDEFHLHALSTGVSLLYGGSTFDDQANTIYLPSYTTVALRAAYKVNSHLTVSANLSNLFNRQYATAYGYNTLGRTAFGKLAYTF, from the coding sequence ATGAAGCTTCGTCAATTCATCATCACCTCTGCCCTGACCGTCTCGGCGTGGCAGGGTGCGCAGGCCGCGGACGACACGTCGTTGCCGCCGCCACAGCAGGCGCCGGCCGAATCCACGCTGCCGAATATTCTCGTCACCGGCGACACGCAACACCTGCCGCAATCGTTCGACCAACGTTTCGCCACGACGCAGGTTCTGACGCGCGCCGATCTCGATCGACTGTCGCCCGCCGACCCGAGTATCACGCAGGCCCTTGCCACGCTGCCCGGCGTCACCGTTTCACAAACCGGCGGTCCAGGCTCGGCCGCCTCGGTCAGTATCCGGGGTTCATCAGCCAGTCAAGTCGCCGTGTTTATCGACGGTATCCGGGTCGGTTCCGCGACCACCGGCATAGCCGAGTGGGCGGATCTGCCGACCTCGGCGTTCGACCGCGTCGAGGTCATCTCGGGGCCGGCGGCGGCGTCGTTCGGTGCAGATGCGATGGGCGGCGTCGTGCAGTTGTTCACCAACCATGCAGCCAATCAGCCGAACAAGACTACGGTCTCTGTAGACGGCGGCTCGAACAAGACCTTCGATACGCAAATCCGCACGTCGGGCAGTATCCCGTCCACCGGTCCGCTCTCGGCACTGTCGGGACTGACCTACTCGCTCGGTCTGCACGACTACAACACCGCGGGGATCGACGCGACCCAGCCGTATGGCTATGGCCACGAGGACGGCCGCAATCCGTACCATGCTGAGGATGTGGATGCCCGCCTCGGCTATGCGCACGACAACTGGTCGCTCTCCACGTTCGCCCTGTACCACCGGTCCGATCTGTCTTACGACAATGCCGGTGGCAACGACCGCCAAGCCGATTATCAGCTGACGACAGGCGTCGCGTTTCATCTGGACATTACGCCGTCCACGCAGTTTGACCAATCGGTGGGCTACGCCACGGACCGCCAGTTCATCTACTCGAACGATCCGACCATTCCGACCGATGAGTTCAACTCCACGCGCTTCAGCACGTCAACCTCGCTGACGCATCAGGAACGCGGGCTGACGCTGTTCAATCTGCCGCTGTCCGGAGAGACGAAGCTCGCCTACGACTTTAGCCGTCAGTTGGCGTTCCTGCCGGTCGATATCCCTCAAGGCTTGCCGGCGCGCAACGATTCGTCTGTCTCGCTCCATCAGTCAGCCACGCTCGGCGCACTGACGGTGTTCCTTGCGGGCCGCCATGAGATTGTTCAGGGCCAGACGGTCAATACCGGCAATGTGGCCGTGGCCTATGCGATCACGCCGGTTTATACGGCGCGGCTCTCGTATGGCAATGCATTCCGCCTGCCGACCTTCAACGATCTGTACTACCCGGGCTACGCGAACCCGAACCTGTTGCCCGAGCGCAGCGACACGATCGAGGCCGCGCTGGATGCCTCGACGTCTTTCGGCACCTTCACGGCTGCCGTTTATGACACCCGCGTCCATGACCTCATCTCTTATAACTCCGCGACCTTTCTGCCCGTGAACATTGGGCGGGCGCACATCCAGGGTATCGATCTCTCGTACAAGGGCACAATCGGCAAATCGACGCCGGTCAGTCTGGCAATCGGCATTCTGAATCCGCAGGACGTCACCGACCAGACGTGGCTTAACCGCCGCCCGCGCCAGACGGTCAGCCTGAGCGTCGATCACACGTGGGACGAGTTCCACCTGCACGCGCTCAGCACCGGGGTCTCGCTGCTTTACGGCGGATCGACCTTCGACGACCAGGCCAACACGATCTATCTGCCGTCGTATACAACGGTGGCGCTGCGTGCCGCCTACAAGGTCAATTCGCATCTCACCGTATCCGCCAATCTATCGAACCTGTTTAACCGGCAGTACGCCACAGCATACGGTTACAACACGCTGGGCCGTACGGCATTCGGCAAGCTGGCTTATACGTTCTAG
- a CDS encoding Zn-binding Pro-Ala-Ala-Arg (PAAR) domain-containing protein, incolved in TypeVI secretion, translated as MSSIACVGDSTTHGGFIITGSDTMDVLGRQVARVGDLVSCPTHGANPIIEGSDMIMDNGRRVAMYGHSAACGCKLIALGDHVTISDH; from the coding sequence ATGTCTTCAATTGCCTGCGTGGGCGACAGCACGACACACGGCGGTTTCATCATCACCGGCTCCGACACCATGGACGTCCTCGGGCGCCAGGTTGCCCGCGTCGGCGATCTGGTATCGTGCCCGACACATGGTGCCAATCCGATCATCGAAGGGTCGGACATGATTATGGACAACGGCAGGCGCGTCGCGATGTACGGGCACAGCGCGGCCTGCGGTTGTAAGCTGATTGCGCTAGGCGATCACGTCACCATCAGCGACCATTGA
- a CDS encoding Ubiquinone/menaquinone biosynthesis C-methylase UbiE — protein MPANTGYIHALRFSSLSALYDPVVALTSREQTFKSALLDGVALEPGQRVLDIGCGTGTLACMVAQREPGLEMHGLDGDPAILERARRKAAERGVSIRFSHGMSFQLPFPDNHFDSVLSSLFFHHLNPSSKQRTLAEILRVLKPAGHLHVADWGAAQDPLMRAAFLVIQLVDGFGTTQDNVRGKLPGMMAQAGFEGVHVDGRFRTMLGTMEIVRAKRRCWRDPGH, from the coding sequence ATGCCTGCCAACACCGGCTACATCCACGCGCTGCGTTTTTCTTCCCTGAGCGCGCTATACGACCCCGTCGTTGCCTTGACCTCACGCGAGCAGACGTTCAAGTCGGCCCTGCTCGATGGCGTCGCGCTGGAACCCGGGCAGCGCGTGCTCGACATCGGTTGCGGCACCGGGACGCTAGCGTGCATGGTAGCGCAGCGCGAACCGGGGCTGGAGATGCACGGACTGGACGGCGACCCGGCGATTCTGGAGCGTGCCCGGCGCAAGGCGGCGGAACGTGGGGTTTCAATCAGGTTCTCGCACGGGATGTCGTTCCAGCTACCGTTTCCGGACAACCATTTCGACAGCGTGCTGTCGAGCCTCTTCTTCCACCACCTGAACCCCAGTTCCAAGCAGCGCACGCTGGCTGAAATTCTGCGGGTCCTGAAGCCGGCCGGACACCTGCATGTCGCCGACTGGGGCGCCGCGCAGGATCCGCTGATGCGTGCGGCCTTTCTCGTCATCCAACTGGTCGATGGATTTGGCACGACCCAGGACAACGTCCGCGGCAAGCTGCCCGGAATGATGGCGCAAGCAGGGTTCGAGGGCGTCCATGTCGACGGGCGATTCCGCACGATGCTTGGAACCATGGAGATCGTTCGCGCTAAAAGGCGTTGCTGGCGAGATCCGGGTCATTGA
- a CDS encoding hypothetical protein (manually curated) gives MPRIPSHGQPHFPWMQIADHRLATAGFKPGERVSFGIDYRYAQLIIRPDLG, from the coding sequence TTGCCGAGGATCCCCTCGCACGGGCAGCCGCATTTCCCATGGATGCAAATCGCCGACCACCGGCTTGCCACCGCCGGCTTCAAACCAGGTGAGCGCGTCAGCTTCGGCATCGATTACCGTTACGCCCAGTTGATCATCAGGCCAGACCTCGGATGA
- a CDS encoding Amidase → MAITEYADYDGLGLAELVRNKDVKPAELVEEAIGRAEKLNPKLNCVVFRDYDRARATAQGDLPKGMFSGVPFFLKDIFATAEGMPTRMAAGIDHIAHLTGQTPSDDKFEGLTWGLYEAGKRITASEYLLAKGAMQVAARNAAAFHKDYDVWLTSTLGSPPVRIGTFDLDERDPQKSFAPLIDYVQYTAMQNVTGQPAINLPLHWNAAGLPIGAHFVGRYGDETTLLQLAAQLEHAAPWAQRRPDLKGWAAEIENQTRLSQPATPTMLYSWIAVRHCRLRRLDGRATSAGATSHGAMS, encoded by the coding sequence ATGGCGATCACGGAATATGCCGATTACGACGGGCTGGGCCTTGCTGAATTGGTGCGTAATAAAGACGTCAAACCCGCCGAGCTGGTCGAGGAAGCGATCGGACGTGCGGAAAAACTCAACCCCAAGCTCAACTGCGTGGTGTTCCGGGACTACGACCGGGCACGTGCCACCGCACAGGGCGATTTGCCCAAAGGTATGTTCTCGGGCGTCCCGTTCTTCCTCAAGGACATCTTTGCTACCGCTGAGGGTATGCCCACGCGGATGGCCGCGGGCATCGATCACATTGCGCACCTCACTGGACAGACGCCGTCCGACGACAAATTCGAAGGGCTGACGTGGGGGCTTTACGAAGCGGGCAAACGTATCACGGCCAGCGAATATCTACTTGCCAAGGGCGCCATGCAGGTCGCGGCGCGCAACGCCGCGGCATTCCACAAGGATTACGACGTCTGGCTGACTTCGACTTTGGGTTCGCCGCCGGTGCGGATCGGCACGTTCGATCTGGACGAGCGTGATCCTCAAAAATCATTCGCACCGCTGATCGATTACGTGCAGTACACCGCGATGCAGAACGTGACGGGACAGCCCGCGATCAATCTGCCGCTTCACTGGAACGCGGCGGGACTGCCGATCGGCGCACACTTTGTCGGGCGTTACGGCGACGAGACGACGCTTCTGCAGCTCGCCGCGCAACTTGAGCACGCTGCACCCTGGGCGCAGCGTCGCCCTGACCTCAAGGGGTGGGCCGCGGAAATTGAGAATCAAACGAGGCTGAGTCAACCGGCAACGCCCACCATGCTCTACAGTTGGATTGCTGTTCGGCATTGCAGGCTTCGCCGGCTTGACGGCCGAGCAACATCCGCGGGTGCCACTAGCCACGGTGCGATGTCGTGA
- a CDS encoding AraC-type DNA-binding protein — MHLKSRRLGIETPACARQCSPDLNKLADMSSTPFHLYVWPQRLLMLAPAYASAQHRHHLAQIAFGLDGPVVYESPQTGLHRADLILVPPDTPHAHPAFGTSAVLYLEPESNEWARFPGRDSAGLAALPFNPQLRAVARRAAAGDAVAAQSLVDNLIGQAANSSASADALVSQVCALVRQRLDGPITLAALAAAVHRSPSRLAHRFREATGVPLRRYVLWCRLRTAAEAAMRGSSLTEAAHVAGFADSAHLSRTFRSTFGIAPSFMFERSRLSVTFCETTVNP; from the coding sequence ATGCACCTCAAGTCACGCAGGTTAGGGATCGAGACACCAGCATGCGCGCGGCAATGCTCTCCGGACTTGAATAAACTGGCTGATATGTCTTCGACTCCGTTTCATCTCTATGTTTGGCCGCAGCGTCTACTGATGCTGGCGCCCGCTTACGCGTCGGCCCAGCATCGGCACCATCTTGCGCAAATAGCGTTTGGCCTGGACGGGCCGGTTGTCTATGAGTCTCCGCAAACCGGCCTGCACCGCGCCGATCTGATCCTCGTCCCGCCGGATACCCCGCATGCCCATCCGGCGTTCGGGACCTCGGCGGTGCTCTATCTGGAGCCCGAAAGTAATGAGTGGGCACGCTTTCCCGGCCGCGACAGCGCTGGCCTGGCCGCCTTGCCATTCAACCCGCAGCTACGTGCCGTCGCTCGCCGCGCGGCAGCCGGGGACGCCGTTGCGGCACAGTCATTGGTGGACAATCTGATCGGACAGGCTGCGAACAGCAGCGCAAGCGCTGACGCGCTGGTCTCGCAGGTTTGCGCGCTCGTGCGTCAGCGTCTCGACGGACCGATCACGTTGGCGGCGCTGGCGGCAGCCGTGCACCGCTCTCCCAGCCGGCTGGCGCACCGCTTCCGCGAAGCGACCGGCGTGCCCTTGCGGCGCTATGTTTTATGGTGCCGTCTGCGCACGGCGGCGGAGGCGGCCATGCGTGGATCGAGCTTGACTGAAGCAGCTCATGTGGCCGGATTCGCTGACTCCGCCCATCTGTCGCGAACTTTTCGTTCGACGTTCGGTATTGCCCCGTCATTCATGTTCGAACGTAGCCGTCTCAGTGTTACGTTCTGCGAAACGACAGTGAACCCCTAG